A single region of the Longimicrobiaceae bacterium genome encodes:
- a CDS encoding DUF4365 domain-containing protein — MPMPRAPQNLAVERAGILAVAAEVNRLGLIWRETTTSDVGIDGQIEFVNDAGEAIGQLVAAQVKSGLSYFHDNGREWRFYPDPKHRFYWERFPIPVLVFLHSPADGATYWADARQALRSPERSSSAYIAVPKQNRLQDATREQLFSTVGASSLPFLAIDDVLRTMVAATSGNASFPLSYFDLFANGLTNIARSVYFGMDLAVEVATEILADAEIEAGLGVGPGEHDFLFGYVLFLVEQHLADVNVSDCLTYWYGQEMQPTFVAPLTSRGRALVRLIDDWQRGFESEGYLEGRSGARVAQEDFVRMAFTPSHYARMPIIQEFQRLVASRRGPRA, encoded by the coding sequence ATGCCGATGCCCAGGGCGCCGCAGAACCTGGCCGTGGAGCGTGCTGGGATTCTCGCCGTCGCGGCCGAGGTCAACCGGCTGGGGCTGATCTGGCGGGAGACCACAACGTCCGACGTCGGCATCGATGGGCAGATTGAGTTCGTCAACGACGCAGGTGAGGCGATTGGCCAGCTGGTGGCGGCGCAGGTCAAGAGCGGCCTCTCGTACTTTCATGACAACGGGCGGGAATGGCGGTTCTACCCGGATCCGAAGCATAGATTCTACTGGGAGCGCTTCCCGATCCCGGTTCTCGTCTTCCTGCACTCTCCGGCGGACGGCGCGACGTACTGGGCCGACGCGCGGCAGGCCCTCAGGAGCCCGGAAAGGTCGTCGTCGGCGTACATAGCGGTACCGAAGCAAAACCGGCTGCAGGATGCGACTCGCGAGCAGCTTTTCTCCACGGTCGGTGCATCTTCGCTCCCGTTTCTGGCGATCGACGACGTTCTTCGGACGATGGTGGCAGCCACTTCGGGGAACGCCTCATTCCCGCTTTCGTACTTCGACCTGTTCGCCAACGGCCTGACGAATATCGCGCGGTCCGTCTACTTCGGGATGGACCTTGCGGTGGAAGTCGCGACCGAGATCCTTGCCGACGCCGAGATTGAGGCGGGACTCGGGGTGGGACCGGGGGAGCACGACTTTCTCTTCGGGTATGTCCTGTTCCTGGTCGAGCAGCACCTGGCCGACGTCAACGTCTCGGACTGCCTGACCTACTGGTACGGCCAGGAGATGCAGCCGACGTTCGTCGCGCCGTTGACTTCACGGGGGAGGGCACTGGTTCGGCTGATCGACGACTGGCAGCGCGGGTTCGAGTCCGAGGGCTACCTGGAGGGGCGATCGGGTGCACGCGTCGCGCAGGAAGACTTCGTGAGGATGGCCTTCACCCCGTCGCACTACGCCCGCATGCCGATCATTCAGGAGTTCCAGCGGCTGGTCGCGTCAAGGCGTGGCCCGCGTGCGTGA
- the thyX gene encoding FAD-dependent thymidylate synthase yields MQIIRAPRVTVIARQEFVYPEHIRWESDSEVAGEVVAEFAGRLCYLSFGEDAGLEGGHRTIPGRTSNESYLANILKVKHGSVLEHAVWSLLIEGVSRSLTHELVRHRAGMGYSQLSQRYVDESQIGFVLPPEIEESTPEFDTWREACEHSLGAYRRLLDQLTEKVGDDGPATMRKKRAREASRSVLPNAAETKIVATGNARAWRHFCEMRGSGSADREIRRLTAVVLRLLQAEAPNIFGDMRLVPHTDGTEVVETLNPKV; encoded by the coding sequence ATGCAGATCATCCGCGCGCCGCGCGTCACCGTAATCGCCCGCCAGGAGTTCGTCTACCCGGAGCACATCCGCTGGGAGAGCGACAGCGAGGTCGCGGGCGAGGTCGTCGCGGAGTTCGCGGGGCGGCTGTGCTACCTGAGCTTCGGCGAGGACGCGGGGCTGGAGGGGGGGCACCGCACCATCCCGGGGCGCACGAGCAACGAGTCGTACCTGGCGAACATCCTCAAGGTGAAGCACGGAAGCGTGCTGGAGCACGCCGTGTGGTCGCTGCTCATCGAGGGGGTGAGCCGCTCGCTCACGCACGAGCTGGTGCGGCACAGAGCCGGTATGGGATACTCTCAGCTGAGTCAACGGTACGTAGACGAATCGCAGATCGGCTTCGTCCTTCCCCCGGAGATCGAAGAGAGCACTCCGGAGTTCGACACCTGGAGGGAGGCGTGCGAGCACTCGCTGGGGGCTTACAGAAGGCTTCTCGACCAGTTGACGGAAAAGGTAGGCGACGACGGTCCGGCAACGATGCGGAAGAAGCGCGCGCGGGAGGCATCGCGCTCCGTGCTCCCGAACGCAGCCGAGACTAAGATCGTAGCGACGGGGAACGCCCGCGCCTGGCGTCACTTCTGCGAGATGCGGGGAAGCGGGTCGGCCGACAGGGAGATCCGGCGCCTTACCGCGGTGGTCCTGAGGCTCCTCCAGGCGGAGGCCCCCAACATCTTCGGCGATATGCGCCTGGTACCGCACACCGATGGGACCGAGGTCGTGGAGACCCTCAACCCCAAGGTCTGA
- a CDS encoding cobalamin-binding protein: MRIVSLLSSATEIVYALGLQDRLVGISHECDHPPEALRLPRASRSRFDPAGLTSGEIDAAVRRCMAEFGSVYEVDRALLRELRPDLILTQGVCEVCAVPTGSVQEAVRELPGAPVVLSLDAHTLDGILETVRQVAEAAGEPRAGAEAVARLRERMDAVAERVAGRPGPRVLALEWLDPPFAPGHWVPEMVERAGGECLLGKAGGRSLQVPWGEVEGLDPELLLLLPCGYDMEHARADADRSRERLRALAGGVADEGRAWVGHSAFFSRSGPRVVRGIEALAAAFHPDRFPGADSAGILERWR, encoded by the coding sequence TTGAGGATCGTCTCGCTGCTCTCCAGCGCCACCGAGATCGTCTACGCGCTGGGGCTCCAGGACCGGCTCGTCGGGATCTCCCACGAGTGCGACCATCCGCCGGAGGCGCTCCGCCTCCCGCGCGCCAGCCGCTCGCGCTTCGACCCGGCGGGTCTCACAAGCGGCGAGATCGACGCCGCGGTGCGCCGCTGCATGGCGGAGTTCGGGAGCGTGTACGAGGTGGACCGCGCCCTCCTGCGGGAGCTGCGCCCGGACCTCATTCTCACCCAGGGAGTGTGCGAGGTGTGCGCCGTCCCCACCGGCTCCGTGCAGGAGGCGGTGCGGGAGCTCCCTGGGGCGCCCGTGGTGCTGTCGCTGGACGCGCACACCCTGGACGGGATCCTGGAGACGGTGCGGCAGGTGGCGGAGGCGGCTGGGGAGCCCCGCGCCGGCGCGGAGGCCGTGGCGCGGCTGCGGGAGCGGATGGACGCCGTCGCGGAGCGGGTGGCGGGCCGTCCCGGTCCCCGGGTGCTCGCACTGGAGTGGCTGGATCCCCCGTTCGCGCCGGGGCACTGGGTGCCGGAGATGGTGGAGCGGGCCGGCGGCGAGTGCCTGCTGGGGAAGGCAGGGGGGCGCTCGCTGCAGGTGCCCTGGGGCGAGGTGGAGGGCCTGGACCCGGAGCTGCTGCTCCTCCTCCCCTGCGGCTACGACATGGAGCACGCCCGCGCCGACGCCGACCGCAGCCGGGAGCGCCTCCGCGCGCTGGCGGGCGGGGTGGCGGACGAGGGGAGGGCGTGGGTGGGGCACAGCGCCTTCTTCAGCCGCTCCGGGCCGCGCGTGGTGCGGGGGATCGAAGCCCTCGCCGCCGCGTTCCACCCGGACCGCTTCCCCGGCGCGGACAGCGCCGGGATCCTGGAGCGCTGGCGCTAG
- a CDS encoding SPW repeat protein, which translates to MRLSTRVHGFLDYLVGALVAASPWLLGFAQGGAETWVPVAVGGGAILYSLFTDYELGAVKRLQMTVHLWLDAIGGIVLAASPWVLGFDERVWIPHLAFGLFEVATAFVTDTIPSYERRRARRP; encoded by the coding sequence ATGCGGCTTTCCACCCGTGTGCACGGATTCCTGGATTACCTGGTCGGCGCGCTCGTCGCCGCTTCCCCCTGGCTCCTCGGCTTCGCGCAGGGCGGGGCGGAGACCTGGGTCCCGGTGGCGGTGGGCGGAGGGGCGATCCTGTACAGCCTCTTCACCGACTACGAGCTGGGCGCGGTGAAGCGGCTGCAGATGACCGTGCACCTGTGGCTGGACGCCATCGGCGGGATCGTGCTGGCCGCCTCCCCCTGGGTGCTGGGGTTCGACGAGCGCGTCTGGATCCCGCACCTCGCCTTCGGGCTCTTCGAGGTCGCGACGGCGTTCGTGACCGACACCATCCCCTCATACGAGCGCCGCCGTGCCCGCCGGCCGTGA
- the corA gene encoding magnesium/cobalt transporter CorA yields MPAGRELGPGAPLDVDALPLRAEVHAWASGPKGVHAVPVDEAVRLFRERCGPGRTEPAEEVVWIDLVRPEEAEAAFLRDTLHFHPLAVEDCIRGRQRPKVDRYPGYFFLVLYATRINPDRERMALNEIHIFLGERFVVTVHDQKIGQVAEVVARWRAAPGHFRDTGAIAHALLDGIVDGYFPVLDHFSERLEDMEEAMLADPDPGGGLHDVLGVRRELTLFRRVVAPQRELFTSLLRRDVPFLRPELIPYFQDVHDHVMRVTEEIDALRELLAAVVDAYLSAASNRLNHTMRLMAAWSIILMAMAWIAGIYGMNFDVMPELHWPLGYAWALGVMLVVGGGLFTYFRRRRWI; encoded by the coding sequence GTGCCCGCCGGCCGTGAGCTGGGCCCCGGCGCGCCGCTCGACGTCGACGCCCTCCCGCTCCGGGCCGAGGTCCACGCCTGGGCGTCCGGCCCCAAGGGCGTGCACGCCGTCCCGGTGGACGAGGCGGTCCGCCTCTTCCGCGAGCGCTGCGGGCCGGGGCGGACCGAGCCGGCGGAGGAGGTGGTCTGGATCGACCTCGTCCGCCCGGAGGAGGCGGAAGCCGCGTTCCTGCGCGACACCCTGCACTTCCACCCGCTCGCGGTGGAGGACTGCATCCGCGGGCGGCAGCGCCCCAAGGTGGACCGCTACCCGGGCTACTTCTTCCTGGTCCTCTACGCCACCCGCATCAACCCCGACCGGGAGCGGATGGCGCTCAACGAGATCCACATCTTCCTCGGCGAGCGCTTCGTCGTCACCGTCCACGACCAGAAGATCGGGCAGGTGGCCGAGGTGGTGGCCCGCTGGCGCGCGGCGCCGGGCCACTTCCGCGACACGGGGGCCATCGCCCACGCGCTCCTGGACGGCATCGTGGACGGGTACTTCCCCGTGCTCGACCACTTCTCCGAGCGGCTGGAGGACATGGAGGAGGCCATGCTCGCCGACCCGGACCCCGGCGGCGGGCTGCACGACGTGCTCGGCGTTCGCCGCGAGCTGACGCTGTTCCGCCGGGTGGTGGCCCCGCAGCGGGAGCTGTTCACCTCGCTGCTGCGCCGCGACGTCCCGTTCCTGCGCCCGGAGCTGATCCCGTACTTCCAGGACGTCCACGACCACGTCATGCGCGTCACCGAGGAGATCGACGCGCTCCGCGAGCTGCTGGCGGCGGTGGTGGACGCGTACCTGTCGGCCGCGTCCAACCGGCTGAACCACACCATGCGGCTGATGGCGGCGTGGTCCATCATCCTCATGGCCATGGCGTGGATCGCCGGGATCTACGGGATGAACTTCGACGTGATGCCCGAGCTGCACTGGCCCCTGGGGTACGCCTGGGCCCTGGGGGTGATGCTGGTGGTGGGAGGGGGGCTGTTCACGTACTTCCGCCGCAGGCGCTGGATCTGA
- the trpE gene encoding anthranilate synthase component I: protein MQLQPSFPEFLSAAREATLVPVSREFLFDTDTPVTAYHKLARPPFGFLLESVVGGERWARYTFLGTEPRSAWRLVGDRIDRWTPGEGWREGERSPDPLAEFERLVGRYAPAEAPGLPRFWGGAVGFFGYDVVRHVERLPDAPAEGLGLPDALFMLTGVVVAIDNLFGRARAVAGVETEGADEAELRRRYDAAAAEVDAAVERIRRGAAPAPLSLGSPAAEDPPFRSTFTREDFEDSVRRVQEYVRAGDAFQVVLSQRLSLPLEVPSFELYRALRTLNPSPYLFYLDLDGFQLVGSSPEVMVRLEEGKVTVRPIAGTRRRGASEEEDAALAGDLLADAKEKAEHLMLLDLGRNDVGRVARYGSVRVPQRMAIEKYSHVLHLVSTVEGDLRDGLSAVDVLRASFPAGTVSGAPKVRAMEIIDELEPSRRGPYAGAVGYFAHGGRTMDTAIAIRTVVVQGGQAHVQAGAGVVADSVPAAEYEETLNKARALLRAMQMVGHAGGGGA, encoded by the coding sequence ATGCAGCTCCAGCCGTCCTTTCCCGAGTTCCTGAGCGCGGCGCGCGAGGCGACGCTCGTCCCGGTGTCCCGGGAGTTCCTCTTCGACACCGACACGCCGGTCACCGCGTACCACAAGCTCGCCCGTCCCCCGTTCGGCTTCCTGCTGGAGTCGGTCGTGGGCGGCGAGCGCTGGGCGCGGTACACCTTCCTGGGGACGGAGCCCCGCTCCGCCTGGCGCCTGGTCGGAGACCGCATCGACCGCTGGACCCCCGGGGAGGGGTGGCGGGAGGGGGAGCGATCCCCCGACCCGCTCGCGGAGTTCGAGCGCCTGGTGGGGCGGTACGCCCCCGCCGAGGCGCCGGGGCTCCCCCGCTTCTGGGGCGGGGCGGTGGGGTTCTTCGGGTACGACGTGGTGCGCCACGTGGAGCGCCTCCCGGACGCCCCGGCCGAGGGGCTCGGCCTTCCCGACGCGCTCTTCATGCTCACCGGAGTGGTCGTCGCCATCGACAACCTCTTCGGGCGCGCGCGCGCGGTGGCGGGAGTGGAGACGGAGGGGGCGGACGAGGCGGAGCTGCGCCGCCGCTACGATGCCGCGGCCGCCGAGGTGGACGCCGCCGTCGAGCGCATCCGGCGGGGCGCGGCGCCCGCCCCGCTCTCCCTGGGGAGTCCCGCGGCCGAGGACCCGCCGTTCCGGAGCACCTTCACTCGGGAGGACTTCGAGGATTCGGTGCGCCGCGTGCAGGAGTACGTCCGCGCCGGGGACGCCTTCCAGGTGGTGCTGTCGCAGCGGCTCTCGCTCCCGCTGGAGGTCCCCTCGTTCGAGCTGTACCGGGCGCTCCGGACGCTGAATCCCTCGCCGTACCTCTTCTACCTGGACCTGGACGGCTTCCAGCTCGTCGGCTCGTCGCCGGAGGTGATGGTGCGCCTGGAGGAGGGAAAGGTGACGGTCCGCCCGATCGCCGGCACGCGGCGCCGCGGCGCGAGCGAGGAGGAGGACGCCGCGCTCGCCGGGGACCTCCTGGCCGACGCCAAGGAGAAGGCGGAGCACCTGATGCTCCTGGACCTGGGCCGGAACGACGTGGGGCGCGTGGCCCGCTACGGGAGCGTGCGCGTCCCCCAGCGGATGGCGATCGAGAAGTACTCCCACGTCCTGCACCTGGTCTCCACCGTGGAGGGCGACCTGCGCGACGGGCTCTCGGCCGTGGACGTGCTGCGCGCGTCGTTCCCGGCGGGGACGGTCTCCGGCGCGCCCAAGGTGCGCGCGATGGAGATCATCGACGAGCTGGAGCCCTCCCGGCGCGGGCCGTACGCCGGGGCCGTCGGCTACTTCGCGCACGGGGGGCGGACGATGGACACCGCCATCGCCATCCGCACCGTGGTGGTGCAGGGCGGACAGGCCCACGTGCAGGCAGGCGCAGGCGTCGTGGCCGACTCCGTTCCCGCTGCGGAGTACGAGGAAACCCTGAACAAGGCGCGCGCCCTCCTCCGGGCGATGCAGATGGTCGGTCACGCGGGCGGGGGCGGGGCTTGA
- a CDS encoding SusC/RagA family TonB-linked outer membrane protein, whose amino-acid sequence MRTIRWLWMACLALTLAPASLLGQEPVTISGRVTREGGAGVATASVRIPALSVGVVTGEDGTYRLVVPGARVRAGQQVQLVASQVGLAQQSRTITLTPGASLTQNFQLAADPLQLEAIVVTGAGTETRAERLGTTRASVSGEEIARSAEPNVVQALAGRVANVQTTQQGGEAGAGTAIRIRGTTTISGTGQPLFVVDGMPVNNETRVAGNIITGAQSALAGGAVSNPMMAFNPDDIESIEILKGPAATSIYGAAAGAGGAILITTKRGRPGRTTYALRSSLQTDRPLNLVETQRTFGVGTQGKTPTTCVPGGQTNCFLSAGFFSWGPTIPEGTPTYDHIGELYETGRAWENSLSVSGGSERTTFYLSGSALNHDGFIVTDNDKYERYTVRLNGTHRMRDNFNVGGNFSYAQTDGSFIERGNSVNGLLLGAGRSPAEFNNKEYLHPVTGFHRSWRFPNPGPTAEVANRGFDNPFYAINEIKNLAQTYRTTGNVNLDWQALSWLGVRYNLGVDYTSDDRMSGYPKQVSGAESGGSLTRWQFYDRVLDHNLVVNADYSLGNNLAGTISLGQNLNESYFRQVYVTGRELIAPTPFKLANTVTRDAPNDLEQRGRLEGYFVQGTMDVADQLFLTAGIRNDGSSRFGPETNRAWYPRAQAAWSFSRTFGLPESLVSIGKARVAYGESGQQPAFYLQQDIVTGNNVVDFNPGSVLNPTLGGVGGLYSAANRGNPGIKPERVGELEAGLDLGLFNARSDISVTYYRQHGEDVILNVPTAHSTGFSGVALNAAEVENRGWEANLNVRAVETRDLTFNVGLQWARNRNELLSLGDTLVTVAGFFQAQSFGGRTTNAVVGHPLGVFRGQDFARCGQDTRQFVVDACKAANAPNGALYIAENGFPIRDPDVRVIGDPNPDWTGGLNAELGFRGLRLSALVETRQGGTVQNMTRASMYQYGTHKDTEIRGQQRTFGSDFFPGAVVGPGANKPVVLGENWFSGSGLGHIGGPAAQFQEDGSFTRLREVALAYTFDQPWVKRATGLSSIDARVAGRNLALWTEYTGFDPEVNVGGASVGNRGIDWWVNPTARTLVFSVGLNY is encoded by the coding sequence ATGAGAACGATTCGTTGGCTCTGGATGGCCTGCCTGGCACTGACGCTCGCGCCTGCGTCGCTGCTGGGGCAGGAGCCGGTGACGATTTCCGGACGGGTCACGCGCGAGGGCGGGGCCGGCGTCGCGACCGCCTCCGTGCGCATCCCCGCGCTCAGCGTCGGGGTGGTTACGGGCGAGGACGGCACCTACCGTCTCGTGGTCCCGGGTGCGCGCGTGCGCGCCGGGCAGCAGGTGCAGCTCGTGGCGTCGCAGGTGGGCCTCGCGCAGCAGTCGCGGACCATCACGCTGACGCCGGGCGCCAGCCTCACGCAGAACTTCCAGCTCGCGGCCGACCCGCTGCAGCTTGAGGCCATCGTGGTCACGGGCGCGGGCACCGAGACCCGGGCCGAGCGCCTGGGCACGACGCGCGCCTCCGTCTCCGGCGAGGAGATCGCCCGCTCCGCCGAGCCCAACGTGGTGCAGGCGCTCGCCGGGCGCGTGGCGAACGTGCAGACCACCCAGCAGGGCGGTGAGGCCGGGGCGGGGACCGCGATCCGCATCCGCGGCACCACCACCATCTCCGGGACGGGCCAGCCGCTCTTCGTGGTGGACGGCATGCCGGTGAACAACGAGACCCGTGTCGCCGGAAACATCATTACTGGGGCTCAGTCGGCCCTTGCCGGCGGCGCGGTCTCCAACCCGATGATGGCGTTCAACCCGGACGACATCGAGAGCATCGAGATCCTCAAGGGGCCGGCTGCCACCTCCATCTACGGCGCGGCCGCGGGTGCGGGCGGGGCGATCCTGATCACCACCAAGCGCGGACGTCCGGGGCGGACCACCTACGCCCTGCGCTCCTCGCTCCAGACCGACCGGCCGCTCAACCTGGTCGAGACGCAGCGGACGTTCGGCGTCGGGACCCAGGGGAAGACGCCGACCACCTGCGTACCGGGCGGGCAGACGAACTGCTTCCTGAGCGCCGGCTTCTTCAGCTGGGGCCCGACGATCCCCGAGGGGACACCCACTTACGACCACATCGGCGAACTGTACGAGACCGGCCGGGCCTGGGAGAACAGCCTGTCCGTCTCCGGCGGGAGCGAGCGCACCACGTTCTACCTGTCCGGGAGCGCGCTCAACCACGACGGCTTCATCGTCACCGACAACGACAAGTACGAGCGCTACACGGTGCGCCTGAACGGCACCCACCGCATGCGCGACAACTTCAATGTCGGCGGGAACTTCTCGTACGCGCAGACCGACGGCTCGTTCATCGAGCGCGGCAACTCGGTCAACGGCCTCCTCCTGGGCGCCGGCCGCAGCCCGGCCGAGTTCAACAACAAGGAGTACCTGCACCCCGTCACCGGCTTCCACCGCAGCTGGCGCTTCCCCAACCCGGGCCCCACGGCGGAGGTCGCCAACCGCGGGTTCGACAACCCGTTCTACGCCATCAACGAGATCAAGAACCTGGCGCAGACCTACCGCACCACCGGGAACGTCAACCTCGACTGGCAGGCGCTCTCCTGGCTGGGCGTTCGGTACAACCTGGGCGTGGACTACACCAGCGACGACCGGATGAGCGGGTACCCGAAGCAGGTCTCGGGCGCCGAGTCGGGCGGCTCGCTGACCCGCTGGCAGTTCTACGACCGGGTGCTCGACCACAACCTGGTGGTCAACGCCGACTACTCGCTGGGGAACAACCTCGCCGGCACCATCAGCCTCGGCCAGAACCTGAACGAGTCCTATTTCCGCCAGGTGTACGTCACCGGCCGTGAGCTGATCGCCCCGACGCCGTTCAAGCTCGCGAACACCGTAACCCGCGACGCGCCGAACGACCTCGAGCAGCGCGGACGCCTGGAGGGGTACTTCGTGCAGGGCACGATGGACGTCGCCGACCAGCTCTTCCTGACGGCCGGCATCCGGAACGACGGCTCTTCGCGCTTCGGTCCCGAGACCAACCGTGCCTGGTACCCGCGTGCCCAGGCGGCGTGGAGCTTCTCCCGCACCTTCGGGCTCCCGGAGTCGCTGGTGAGCATCGGCAAGGCTCGCGTCGCCTACGGTGAGAGCGGTCAGCAGCCGGCGTTCTACCTGCAGCAGGACATCGTCACCGGCAACAACGTCGTCGACTTCAACCCGGGCTCCGTGCTCAACCCCACGCTGGGCGGCGTCGGCGGGCTGTACTCCGCGGCCAACCGTGGGAACCCGGGGATCAAGCCGGAGCGCGTCGGCGAGCTGGAGGCGGGGCTGGACCTGGGCCTGTTCAACGCCCGCTCCGACATCAGCGTCACGTACTACCGCCAGCACGGCGAGGACGTGATCCTCAACGTCCCGACCGCGCACTCCACCGGGTTCTCGGGCGTCGCGCTGAACGCCGCCGAGGTCGAGAACCGCGGCTGGGAGGCGAACCTCAATGTGCGCGCCGTCGAGACCCGCGACCTGACCTTCAACGTCGGGCTGCAGTGGGCGCGCAACCGGAACGAGCTCCTGAGCCTGGGCGACACCCTGGTGACGGTGGCGGGCTTCTTCCAGGCCCAGTCGTTCGGCGGCCGCACCACCAACGCCGTGGTCGGGCACCCGCTGGGCGTGTTCCGCGGGCAGGACTTCGCCCGCTGCGGGCAGGACACCCGCCAGTTCGTGGTGGACGCCTGCAAGGCGGCCAACGCCCCGAACGGCGCCCTCTACATCGCCGAGAACGGGTTCCCGATCCGCGACCCGGACGTCCGGGTAATCGGCGACCCCAACCCGGACTGGACCGGCGGTCTGAACGCGGAGCTGGGCTTCCGCGGCCTGCGGCTGAGCGCGCTGGTGGAGACCCGCCAGGGCGGCACCGTGCAGAACATGACCCGTGCCTCCATGTACCAGTACGGGACGCACAAGGACACCGAGATCCGCGGTCAGCAGCGCACCTTCGGCTCGGACTTCTTCCCGGGGGCGGTCGTCGGGCCGGGCGCCAACAAGCCGGTCGTCCTGGGTGAGAACTGGTTCAGCGGCTCCGGCCTCGGGCACATCGGCGGCCCCGCCGCGCAGTTCCAGGAGGACGGCTCCTTCACCCGTCTGCGCGAGGTGGCGCTGGCCTACACCTTCGACCAGCCGTGGGTGAAGCGCGCCACCGGGTTGAGCAGCATCGATGCCCGCGTCGCCGGCCGGAACCTGGCACTGTGGACCGAATACACGGGCTTCGACCCGGAGGTCAACGTCGGCGGCGCCTCGGTGGGGAACCGCGGGATCGACTGGTGGGTCAACCCCACCGCCCGCACCCTGGTCTTCTCCGTCGGCCTCAACTACTGA
- a CDS encoding SusD/RagB family nutrient-binding outer membrane lipoprotein, with the protein MHRSAKLAGVLALSLGVVGCTDFLTGPGLTENPNNPTTASASQLFVGIQANQFVQQEGQLARTSAYYTQQLSGTNNQQADYGSAYTMGESEFNGWFANVYGGGGLLDMRRVQAMAREAGDQKLEGIVKVWEAFTIGMAAAGWGDIPYREALDPNNPTPNLDPQQQVYADVQKVLDEAIALLGGPSTMPANVDLVYGGNAGRWRRAAYTLKARFHMHTAERLGRPAYEAALAAAQQGINEAPTSVADAVHGRAPGNFRTLHDNELTKANIWAQFLGARQDLTANRVLIDMLKGRAGDPRLAGYFDPAGDGQYRGADQFGRTNSQPMSTVDKETRLQFTFRQPLVTWAETQLIMAEAKFRLGDPVGALQNVNNVRTALGMPALAGPITFEQVAEEKYIAMFQNIEVWNDWKRTCYPKLTPGGPNFTSASMIPARWVYGLTERQNNPNIPLPSKAPARNWNDPNPC; encoded by the coding sequence ATGCATAGATCGGCAAAGCTGGCGGGAGTGCTCGCCCTGAGCCTGGGGGTCGTCGGGTGCACCGACTTCCTCACCGGCCCGGGGCTCACTGAGAACCCCAACAACCCGACCACGGCGAGCGCGTCGCAGCTCTTCGTGGGCATCCAGGCCAACCAGTTCGTGCAGCAGGAGGGACAGCTGGCCCGCACTTCCGCCTACTACACGCAGCAGCTGTCCGGGACGAACAACCAGCAGGCGGACTACGGCAGCGCGTACACGATGGGCGAGTCGGAGTTCAACGGCTGGTTCGCCAACGTGTACGGGGGCGGTGGCCTGCTGGACATGCGGAGGGTGCAGGCGATGGCCCGCGAGGCCGGCGACCAGAAGCTGGAGGGGATCGTCAAGGTCTGGGAGGCGTTCACCATCGGCATGGCCGCCGCGGGCTGGGGAGACATCCCATACCGTGAGGCACTCGACCCCAACAACCCGACGCCGAACCTGGACCCGCAGCAGCAGGTGTACGCCGATGTCCAGAAGGTGCTGGACGAGGCCATCGCGCTCCTGGGCGGCCCCTCCACGATGCCCGCCAACGTGGACCTGGTGTACGGCGGGAACGCCGGCCGGTGGCGGCGCGCGGCGTACACCCTGAAGGCCCGTTTCCACATGCACACCGCCGAGCGGCTGGGGCGGCCCGCCTACGAGGCGGCGCTCGCGGCGGCGCAGCAGGGGATCAACGAGGCGCCCACCTCGGTCGCGGACGCGGTTCACGGGCGGGCGCCGGGCAACTTCCGCACGCTGCACGACAACGAGCTGACCAAGGCCAACATCTGGGCGCAGTTCCTGGGGGCCCGGCAGGACCTGACGGCGAACCGGGTGCTGATCGACATGCTCAAGGGCCGTGCGGGCGATCCGCGCCTGGCCGGGTACTTCGATCCCGCGGGCGACGGGCAGTACCGGGGCGCGGACCAGTTCGGGCGCACCAACTCGCAGCCCATGTCCACGGTGGACAAGGAGACCCGGCTGCAGTTCACCTTCCGGCAGCCCCTCGTGACCTGGGCGGAGACCCAGCTGATCATGGCCGAGGCCAAGTTCCGGCTGGGCGACCCGGTCGGGGCGCTCCAGAACGTGAACAACGTTCGTACCGCGCTCGGGATGCCGGCCCTCGCGGGTCCGATCACCTTCGAGCAGGTCGCGGAGGAGAAGTACATCGCGATGTTCCAGAACATCGAGGTGTGGAACGACTGGAAGCGGACCTGCTACCCGAAGCTGACGCCCGGCGGGCCGAACTTCACCTCCGCGTCGATGATCCCGGCGCGCTGGGTGTACGGCCTCACCGAGCGGCAGAACAACCCCAACATCCCGCTGCCGTCGAAGGCGCCGGCGCGGAACTGGAACGACCCGAACCCCTGCTGA